A stretch of the Aegilops tauschii subsp. strangulata cultivar AL8/78 chromosome 4, Aet v6.0, whole genome shotgun sequence genome encodes the following:
- the LOC109741288 gene encoding protein root UVB sensitive 3 — MDIESSRSGAHGEPDAAAWVTVEEWGGSSGSALSRTAVLTASASSLASNRFGSRWGRIGSRVLGAFVPEGFPGSVTPDYVPFQMWDTLQGLSTYIRAMLSTQALLGAIGVGEKSATVIGATFQWFLRDLTGMLGGILFAFYQGSNLDSNAKMWRLVADFMNDLGMLMDLLSPLFPSSLIIIMCLGSLSRSFTGVASGATRAALTQHFALANNAADISAKEGSQETLATMSGMGLGMLLAHVTRGHDLVVWVSFLSLTIFHMYANYKAVQSLSLSTLNYERTSILLQYFMEHGEVLTPEQVSKQEHILPFWSSWRKLLRVKLPHELVHLGAKASMLAHSDMLLIAKTRSYYTNANYFLLDKDGSVCIFIHKQAVATDVLKSFVHGLVLARFMQKSKSCHTEAHQWMDEKYNTFISKLKVEGYSTERLLSHSIVWKAHWVYGPLDEKTK; from the exons ATGGACATAGAATCCTCCCGCTCCGGGGCCCATGGCGAGCCCGACGCGGCGGCGTGGGTGACGGTCGAGGAGTGGGGCGGCTCCTCCGGCTCCGCGCTCTCCCGCACCGCCGTCCTcaccgcctccgcctcctccctcGCCTCCAACAG GTTCGGCAGCCGGTGGGGGCGGATCGGCAGCCGCGTGCTCGGCGCCTTCGTGCCCGAG GGCTTTCCTGGCAGCGTCACTCCTGACTACGTCCCATTCCAGATGTGGGATACCTTACAG GGGCTCTCGACATACATCCGTGCAATGTTGTCTACTCAA GCCCTTTTAGGTGCCATTGGCGTAGGTGAGAAATCTGCCACGGTAATTGGTGCCACTTTTCAG TGGTTTCTCAGGGATTTGACTGGTATGCTCGGAGGCATATTGTTCGCTTTCTATCAG GGATCCAACCTTGATAGCAATGCCAAAATGTGGCGTCTAGTTGCAGACTTTATGAATGACCTTG GAATGTTGATGGATCTTTTAAGCCCTTTGTTTCCTTCATCATTGATAATTATAATGTGCTTGGGCAGTCTATCTCGGTCATTCA CTGGTGTTGCCAGTGGAGCAACTAGAGCAGCATTAACACAACATTTTGCACTTGCAAATAATGCCGCTGATATATCTGCAAAG GAGGGCAGCCAAGAGACACTTGCAACAATGTCAGGAATGGGACTGGGAATGTTGTTGGCACATGTTACCAGGGGGCATGATTTGGTTGTATGGGTTTCATTCCTTTCTCTCACAATATTCCATATGTACG CAAATTACAAGGCAGTGCAGTCACTTTCACTCAGTACATTAAATTAtgagagaacatccatcttgctGCAGTATTTTATGGAACATGGTGAAG TTCTTACACCAGAACAGGTTTCCAAGCAAGAGCATATTCTTCCGTTCTGGTCAAGCTGGCGGAAATTACTTAGAGTTAAACTTCCACATGAGCTTGTACACTTAGGTGCTAAAGCCTCGATGCTTGCGCACTCCGACAT GCTGCTGATTGCAAAAACAAGATCCTACTATACAAATG CCAACTATTTTTTGCTGGACAAGGACGGCAGTGTTTGTATTTTCATCCACAAGCAGGCAGTGGCAACTGATGTCTTGAAGTCCTTCGTACATGGACTCGTCTTAGCACGTTTTATGCAGAAGAGCAAATCTTGTCATACAGAGGCTCACCAATGGATGGATGAGAAATACAACACCTTCATCTCAAAG CTGAAAGTGGAAGGCTACTCAACGGAACGACTTCTGTCGCATTCGATTGTTTGGAAGGCACACTGGGTTTATGGTCCCTTGGATGAGAAGACCAAGTAG